The Myxocyprinus asiaticus isolate MX2 ecotype Aquarium Trade chromosome 31, UBuf_Myxa_2, whole genome shotgun sequence genome has a segment encoding these proteins:
- the LOC127422659 gene encoding protein phosphatase 1 regulatory subunit 14A-like, whose product MAANRMGRRYNNKVHSPNRGAGREGGLSVQKRQARVTVKYNRKELQRRLDVEKWIDTGLDELYLGREEEMPEEVNIDELLDLQSDEERTQKLKDILNTCGNNTEVFITELVNKLHGLQKQEDLHNNGIEHPQLHIFPDRQGSSDNERH is encoded by the exons ATGGCTGCGAATCGGATGGGGAGACGTTATAACAACAAAGTCCACTCACCGAACCGAGGTGCCGGCAGGGAAGGTGGATTGAGCGTGCAGAAGAGACAAGCGCGTGTCACGGTAAAATATAACAGAAAGGAACTTCAGAGGCGCTTAGATGTGGAAAAGTGGATAGATACTGGACTTGACGAGCTGTATTTGGGAAGG GAAGAGGAGATGCCGGAGGAAGTGAACATTGATGAGCTACTGGATCTACAGAGTGATGAAGAGCGGACGCAGAAGCTTAAG GACATCCTTAATACCTGTGGTAACAACACGGAA GTCTTCATCACAGAGCTGGTGAATAAACTTCATGGCCTCCAGAAACAAGAGGATCTCCACAACAATGGGATCGAACATCCCCAGCTTCACATCTTCCCCGACCGCCAGGGATCCTCTGACAATGAGAGACACTGA